A portion of the Paenibacillus sp. PvR098 genome contains these proteins:
- a CDS encoding alpha/beta-type small acid-soluble spore protein — translation MGAGQSRNNNILVVPQASQALEQLKYEVAQELGIQIPQDGYYGYMATRDTGAIGGHITRRLVQIAEQTLAGGQVR, via the coding sequence ATGGGTGCAGGACAATCTCGTAACAACAACATTTTGGTGGTACCACAAGCATCTCAAGCATTGGAACAATTGAAATATGAGGTAGCTCAAGAGCTGGGGATCCAAATTCCGCAAGATGGGTATTACGGTTATATGGCAACTCGCGACACCGGTGCAATTGGTGGACACATCACTCGCCGCCTGGTGCAAATCGCTGAGCAAACCCTTGCTGGTGGCCAAGTTCGCTAA
- the trpS gene encoding tryptophan--tRNA ligase gives MSNPRVLSGMQPSGQLTLGNYIGALQNYVRLQHTHDCYFMVVDLHAITVPQDPAALKEQTEAVAALYLASGIDPKQATVFLQSTVAAHAELGWLMTTLTYMGELERMTQFKDKSAGKESVGAGLFTYPSLMAADILLYNADLVPVGDDQKQHLELTRDLAQRFNGRYGDTFTIPKPYIPEVGARIMSLDDGSKKMSKSNPNSGSYIAMLDAPDVIRKKISRAVTDSGREVKFDPQNKPEVSNLISIYSQCAGKSIGEIEAQYDGQGYGPFKKDLAEAVVAVLEPIQQRYAEIRGSGELHEVLRQGKQKAEAEAERVLRQVKEKMGYVVL, from the coding sequence ATGTCCAACCCAAGAGTGCTTTCAGGAATGCAGCCGAGCGGCCAGCTGACGCTGGGCAATTATATCGGTGCGCTGCAAAACTATGTCAGGCTTCAGCATACTCATGATTGTTATTTTATGGTGGTTGATTTGCACGCCATTACAGTCCCGCAGGATCCAGCTGCGCTTAAGGAGCAGACGGAGGCAGTTGCGGCGCTTTATTTGGCTTCGGGGATCGATCCGAAGCAGGCGACTGTATTTTTGCAATCGACCGTAGCCGCGCATGCGGAGCTCGGATGGCTGATGACAACGCTCACGTATATGGGCGAGCTGGAGCGAATGACGCAATTCAAAGATAAATCCGCAGGTAAGGAATCTGTAGGCGCAGGCTTGTTCACGTATCCTTCGCTGATGGCTGCCGATATTTTGCTGTACAACGCGGATCTGGTACCGGTAGGGGACGATCAAAAGCAGCACTTGGAGCTTACCCGCGATTTGGCTCAGCGCTTTAACGGACGTTACGGTGATACGTTCACCATACCAAAGCCTTACATTCCCGAGGTGGGGGCGCGCATTATGTCGCTCGACGATGGTTCTAAGAAGATGAGCAAGAGCAATCCGAACTCAGGCAGCTACATTGCCATGCTGGACGCGCCGGATGTGATCCGTAAAAAAATCAGCCGTGCCGTCACTGACTCCGGGCGTGAGGTGAAGTTCGATCCGCAGAACAAGCCGGAAGTCAGCAACCTCATCAGCATTTATTCGCAATGTGCAGGCAAATCAATCGGTGAAATCGAGGCACAATACGATGGACAGGGCTATGGGCCCTTTAAAAAAGATTTGGCCGAAGCCGTGGTTGCGGTGCTCGAGCCGATTCAGCAGCGGTACGCCGAAATCAGAGGATCCGGCGAGCTGCATGAGGTCTTGCGCCAAGGTAAGCAGAAGGCGGAAGCGGAAGCAGAGCGTGTACTCCGTCAAGTCAAAGAAAAAATGGGTTATGTGGTGCTGTAG
- a CDS encoding endospore germination permease — translation MLETGKIGVRQFTVLTILFTIGTSILIAPSGLSEVAKQDAWIASIVGMGLGLLTIPLYNSLANRFPNMTIAEYSEAILGKWSGKTVFLLYFTFIFLLTAQMLSNLGYFITTQIMPETPIQVVIILFILVTIMAVRLGLEVWTRAAEIFFPWVILLFLLLVAALLPEVKLSKIQPVFEGGLKPVLHAAINFFGLQQNVILLMVFPYVNQKIKAGSAFLTGTLLGGMFLIIITLLSILVLGEDITTRNVYPSYSLAKRIGRLEAVMAGLWFISIYFKIIICFYASVIGLAQIFNLKEFRPLLFPLGIIMLVLSLLVYPNLVYIQLFIAKIWTPYALTFMLFLPLFLLAVAVMRKKFEPTESDKNR, via the coding sequence ATGCTGGAAACAGGTAAAATTGGTGTTCGGCAGTTCACCGTGTTAACCATTCTATTTACCATTGGAACTTCCATCTTGATCGCTCCTTCCGGACTATCCGAGGTTGCAAAACAAGATGCTTGGATTGCTTCTATTGTTGGGATGGGGTTAGGACTACTGACCATACCCTTATACAATTCATTAGCGAATCGTTTTCCCAATATGACAATCGCTGAATATAGCGAAGCAATTTTAGGCAAGTGGTCAGGTAAGACCGTTTTTCTTTTATACTTTACCTTCATCTTCTTGCTTACGGCTCAGATGCTCTCGAACTTAGGGTATTTTATTACAACACAAATCATGCCGGAGACCCCCATTCAAGTTGTTATTATTCTGTTTATATTGGTTACGATTATGGCGGTACGCCTTGGGCTTGAAGTATGGACTAGGGCTGCAGAGATTTTTTTCCCTTGGGTCATCCTGCTTTTTTTGCTGCTTGTTGCAGCACTTCTGCCTGAGGTGAAATTATCAAAAATACAGCCTGTTTTTGAAGGAGGGCTGAAACCTGTACTGCATGCTGCCATCAATTTTTTTGGCTTGCAGCAAAACGTTATTCTCTTAATGGTTTTTCCCTATGTCAATCAAAAAATAAAAGCTGGGTCAGCTTTTCTCACGGGAACGCTGCTTGGGGGAATGTTTCTAATCATCATTACATTGTTATCGATCTTAGTATTGGGAGAGGACATCACAACAAGAAATGTTTACCCCAGCTATTCATTAGCTAAAAGAATTGGACGACTGGAAGCGGTGATGGCTGGACTTTGGTTTATTTCAATCTATTTTAAAATAATAATTTGTTTTTACGCTTCGGTTATAGGACTTGCTCAAATATTCAATTTGAAAGAATTTCGACCATTACTTTTCCCACTGGGAATCATCATGCTCGTCCTCTCTCTTCTCGTATATCCAAACTTAGTATATATCCAACTATTTATTGCAAAAATATGGACGCCTTATGCATTGACATTTATGTTATTTTTGCCTTTATTTTTATTAGCAGTAGCGGTGATGCGAAAAAAGTTTGAACCGACAGAATCGGATAAAAATAGATAA
- a CDS encoding M3 family oligoendopeptidase has translation MRSPLPQTWDLNRFFKGGSHSQAFEQFLEGLRADIAAMERALGELTIPNASDSAATLLPLIRLLQTAALKIREADSFTACLAAENQNDKQAVILAGQVRTIGASYASASTRFDDLLTKIGSEAWTALLQHPELQDIAYPLEERRALAAEKLPPEQEALVYDLAVDGYHGWGELYNTTVSKFRVPFEENGVVTELSAGQAANKMHSPDRAVRETLFHSWEEKWAEHADYCADALNHLGGFRVKLYERRGWDSIHKEPLDINRMSKETLDAMWGVIEGSKDVFVRYLERKAKLLGIQRLSWHDVDAPVGQGDIHYSYDEGAQLIVEQFRRFSPKMADFAVKAFENGWIEAEDRPGKRPGGFCTSFPISEETRIFMTYAGTASNVSTLAHELGHGYHQYVMNDLPALAQEYAMNVAETASTFAEMVVSDAAVKAAATDEERLTLLEDKIQRSVAFYMNIHARFIFETAFYEERRKGLVSTERLNELMLSAQKTAYREALDEYHPYFWASKLHFYITEVPFYNFPYTFGYMFSTGLYAEALRRGAAFEDQYVALLRDTGRMTVEELASKHLGIDLRKPDFWQQAMDISIADVHEFLRLTE, from the coding sequence ATGCGGAGTCCATTGCCACAAACGTGGGACTTGAATCGTTTTTTTAAGGGAGGAAGCCATTCTCAGGCTTTTGAGCAGTTTTTGGAAGGGCTTCGCGCGGATATCGCCGCTATGGAGCGGGCGCTCGGGGAGCTGACCATTCCGAATGCATCGGATTCGGCAGCAACGTTGCTGCCCTTGATCCGTCTTCTGCAAACAGCGGCGCTAAAAATACGTGAGGCAGATTCGTTTACGGCATGTCTGGCAGCGGAAAATCAGAATGACAAACAGGCGGTTATTCTTGCGGGACAGGTGAGAACGATCGGTGCTTCCTATGCTTCCGCCAGTACAAGGTTTGATGACCTTCTGACGAAGATCGGCAGCGAAGCGTGGACGGCGCTGCTGCAGCATCCGGAGCTACAGGATATTGCTTATCCACTTGAGGAGCGCAGAGCTTTGGCCGCGGAGAAGCTGCCGCCGGAGCAGGAAGCGCTGGTTTACGATTTGGCCGTTGACGGGTACCATGGCTGGGGAGAGCTTTATAATACAACGGTCAGCAAATTTCGTGTACCGTTCGAGGAGAACGGAGTCGTTACAGAGTTGTCTGCAGGTCAGGCCGCGAATAAGATGCACAGTCCGGACCGAGCGGTAAGGGAAACGCTTTTCCATAGCTGGGAGGAGAAGTGGGCGGAGCATGCCGACTACTGCGCAGACGCGCTTAACCATCTCGGAGGTTTCCGAGTCAAGCTTTATGAGCGCCGCGGATGGGACTCGATTCACAAAGAGCCACTTGATATCAACCGGATGTCGAAAGAGACGCTGGATGCGATGTGGGGCGTTATCGAAGGCAGCAAAGACGTTTTTGTCCGCTATCTGGAGCGGAAAGCGAAGCTGCTCGGCATACAGCGGCTGAGCTGGCATGATGTCGATGCTCCGGTCGGGCAGGGAGACATCCATTATAGCTATGATGAAGGCGCACAGCTCATTGTGGAGCAGTTCCGCCGCTTCAGCCCGAAGATGGCCGATTTTGCCGTCAAGGCGTTCGAGAACGGGTGGATTGAGGCAGAAGACCGCCCAGGCAAACGGCCAGGCGGTTTCTGCACATCGTTTCCGATCAGCGAAGAAACGCGCATTTTTATGACTTACGCGGGAACGGCCTCGAACGTGTCGACGCTCGCTCACGAGCTAGGACACGGCTATCACCAGTACGTGATGAACGACCTGCCGGCGCTTGCCCAAGAATATGCGATGAACGTGGCGGAGACGGCGTCTACGTTCGCGGAGATGGTCGTATCCGATGCGGCGGTAAAGGCGGCGGCGACGGACGAGGAGCGGCTGACACTGCTCGAAGACAAGATTCAGCGCTCCGTTGCTTTCTATATGAACATTCATGCACGGTTCATATTCGAAACGGCATTCTACGAAGAGCGCCGCAAGGGACTCGTCAGCACGGAACGCCTGAATGAGCTGATGCTCTCCGCGCAGAAAACGGCATACCGAGAAGCGCTGGATGAATACCATCCGTATTTTTGGGCGTCGAAGCTGCATTTCTATATCACGGAAGTGCCGTTCTACAATTTCCCCTATACGTTCGGCTACATGTTCAGCACTGGGCTGTATGCGGAAGCGCTCCGTCGCGGAGCCGCTTTCGAGGATCAATACGTGGCGCTTCTTCGCGATACCGGCCGTATGACCGTCGAAGAATTGGCGAGCAAGCATCTTGGTATTGATCTGCGGAAGCCGGACTTCTGGCAGCAGGCTATGGACATCTCCATTGCCGACGTGCACGAATTTTTGCGATTGACTGAGTAG
- a CDS encoding DUF5325 family protein has protein sequence MSKGLGLFFAVVGTALLASISYFMSAGKPWMAILFGIISLVFIGSGFVVKAKQRKSKE, from the coding sequence ATGAGTAAAGGACTCGGATTGTTTTTTGCAGTAGTCGGAACGGCACTGCTGGCATCCATTAGCTACTTTATGTCGGCAGGAAAGCCTTGGATGGCGATCCTTTTCGGGATTATTTCCTTAGTTTTTATCGGCTCGGGATTTGTAGTAAAGGCGAAACAGAGAAAATCAAAAGAATAG
- a CDS encoding O-methyltransferase, with product MILDQLPLARQLDLVFRELKEELAQLTSGTVFVQIRNNMIGKFGVRHFPLETKGAELKKTEPGLSETHQHSFRQTALESLKLKCWTHGEIQFEFAMRQNLLCTSVIFESNYNMASLYNGPKH from the coding sequence GTGATTTTAGATCAGTTGCCTTTGGCTAGACAGCTGGACCTGGTTTTTCGCGAATTGAAGGAGGAACTTGCGCAGCTCACATCAGGTACGGTATTCGTCCAAATCCGAAATAATATGATCGGTAAATTCGGAGTCCGTCATTTTCCTTTGGAAACGAAGGGGGCAGAGCTGAAGAAAACGGAACCGGGACTATCGGAAACCCATCAGCATTCTTTTCGCCAAACCGCGTTAGAATCGTTAAAGCTCAAATGCTGGACGCACGGGGAAATCCAATTTGAGTTCGCCATGCGCCAAAATTTGCTTTGCACGAGTGTGATCTTTGAATCGAATTATAATATGGCCAGCTTGTACAACGGCCCGAAGCATTAA
- a CDS encoding permease, which translates to MQTIIYRWVTNILAVLCIMMLFLIYTQKQPPDLSFITSDSIQNFKTLFISIILEALPFVLLGVFVAALLQMFVSEQTIRRLTPKNPVLGVIFACVVGIIFPLCECGMIPVIRRLVLKGMPVYIAVVFILAGPIINPVVYASTFMAFRSRPEIAYSRMALAFIVAATIGLIIYRFVKSNPLRGFSKAVHAHSQDHGHDHSHEAHKHEHRNDHVHGHNHHQEHGQSKPGRMFAILGHASDEFFDMGKYLIFGAFLTAVIQTFMSRESLVSIGEGEVSSHLFMMALGYILSLCSTSDAFVASSFTTTFQPGSLLTFLVFGPMLDVKGTLMLLAAFRARFVALLSVLIVVVVLATSLIFEHIFFM; encoded by the coding sequence GTGCAAACGATTATTTATCGATGGGTAACCAACATCCTTGCCGTTCTGTGCATAATGATGCTCTTTCTTATTTATACCCAAAAACAACCGCCCGACCTTTCGTTCATCACATCCGACAGCATCCAAAATTTCAAAACGCTCTTTATCAGCATTATTCTTGAGGCGCTGCCCTTTGTCCTGCTTGGGGTGTTCGTCGCCGCCCTGCTGCAGATGTTCGTCTCGGAGCAAACGATCCGCCGCTTGACTCCGAAAAATCCGGTGCTCGGCGTCATCTTCGCTTGCGTGGTGGGCATCATCTTCCCGCTGTGCGAATGCGGCATGATTCCGGTCATCCGCCGGCTGGTCCTCAAAGGCATGCCGGTTTACATAGCTGTCGTATTCATTCTTGCGGGTCCAATCATTAATCCGGTCGTGTACGCCTCGACCTTCATGGCGTTCCGCAGCCGGCCGGAGATCGCTTATTCACGGATGGCGCTGGCCTTTATCGTGGCTGCAACCATCGGTCTGATCATCTATCGTTTCGTCAAAAGCAATCCGCTGCGCGGGTTCTCTAAAGCAGTTCACGCGCACAGTCAAGATCACGGACATGACCATTCGCATGAAGCACACAAACATGAGCACCGGAACGACCACGTGCATGGCCATAACCATCACCAAGAGCACGGCCAAAGCAAGCCAGGCCGCATGTTCGCCATTCTCGGTCATGCATCCGACGAATTTTTCGACATGGGCAAATATTTGATATTCGGAGCATTCCTCACCGCCGTCATTCAGACCTTCATGTCCCGCGAGAGCCTCGTATCGATCGGAGAAGGGGAAGTCAGCTCGCATCTGTTTATGATGGCGCTAGGCTACATCCTGTCTCTCTGTTCTACATCCGACGCCTTTGTAGCTTCATCCTTTACAACCACGTTCCAGCCCGGTTCGCTTCTGACGTTCCTCGTCTTCGGACCCATGCTCGACGTGAAAGGAACACTCATGCTGCTGGCCGCCTTCCGAGCCAGATTCGTAGCTCTGCTCTCAGTCTTGATTGTTGTTGTCGTACTCGCGACATCGCTGATTTTTGAACACATCTTTTTCATGTAA
- a CDS encoding YycC family protein: protein MRPLPISPETAQRLAKELNVPLEHLMHMPQHILMQKLAELAKQKTDETTKNDAPDSGNSSPE, encoded by the coding sequence ATGAGACCACTTCCCATTTCTCCGGAAACGGCCCAGAGACTGGCCAAGGAGCTAAATGTTCCGCTTGAACATTTAATGCATATGCCACAGCATATTTTGATGCAAAAGCTGGCTGAGCTCGCCAAGCAAAAAACGGATGAAACCACAAAGAACGATGCGCCGGATTCCGGCAATTCGAGCCCGGAGTAG
- a CDS encoding VOC family protein, which yields MLSIHSIHHVSLCVRDLERSKAFYKEVLGLEEIERPPFDFAGAWFTVGSEGQQLHLIVHPGETLRQSGIHSRDGHLAIRVRSYKEAVAWLDSCGIDYDARPHPRAGFPQIYILDPDRNIIELNSDICDNN from the coding sequence ATGCTATCCATTCACTCGATTCATCACGTCAGCTTGTGCGTTCGCGATTTGGAGCGCTCCAAGGCTTTTTATAAAGAAGTGTTGGGGCTTGAAGAAATAGAGCGGCCTCCGTTTGATTTTGCGGGAGCGTGGTTTACTGTTGGCAGCGAAGGTCAGCAACTGCATCTGATCGTTCATCCGGGGGAGACGCTTAGACAGAGCGGTATCCATTCGCGTGACGGACATTTGGCTATTCGTGTGAGGAGCTACAAGGAAGCTGTGGCATGGCTGGATTCCTGCGGTATCGATTACGATGCCAGGCCGCATCCCCGTGCGGGGTTTCCGCAAATCTATATATTGGATCCAGACCGCAATATTATTGAGCTGAACAGCGACATATGCGATAATAATTAA
- a CDS encoding ABC transporter ATP-binding protein → MERKNIFLAHIKANRWPYVIGFALLSISSILQLFIPWLLGRFTDSLQLGVLSYEQAVSFAISMASVGLGIAFFRSVSRIYLFRLSRQLEMRVRGELFAHWEKLSAQYFNNRRIGDLMSHAISDVGVIREVTMQGYFNVMEALFLIIVSVTAMVSSVNPWLTLLTMFPLPLLSLLAYRFNKRIMQQSTDMQAAISDLTSRVQEFTAGIRVVKAFIQEQAERKLFAKDNQHAVDMNRRFVRSNSLFGALSAGIVGFSFLVSVVVGGIMVLKDIITLGEFVAFNTYLSLLMGPIENLGKVVNLLQRGKASELRLLEIFNTQPDIVDDVVAKPDNGHINGDIEIRNLTFAYPEANRPTLRDVSLAIPKGSSLAIVGRVGSGKSTLVHLLVRLYNPPKGTVFIDGHDIHEIPLKTLRGQIGIVPQDQFLFSSTIRDNIGFDPKPYSDEQVVEAAKIAQVYDNIVEFPHQFNTALGERGISLSGGQRQRVSIARAVIKKPSVLIFDDSLSAVDTITEDLILEGLQSLMNKRTTIIIGHRISSVQHADQIIVMDEGCIVERGNHEHLVALNGIYADMHHKQLLNQEAERQDGKAQELASARLLQGGART, encoded by the coding sequence ATGGAGAGGAAAAATATATTCTTGGCTCACATCAAGGCCAATCGATGGCCTTATGTTATAGGGTTTGCATTATTGTCCATATCATCCATACTGCAGCTGTTTATTCCGTGGCTGCTCGGCCGTTTTACCGATAGCCTCCAGTTGGGTGTATTAAGCTACGAGCAGGCCGTGAGCTTTGCAATATCGATGGCTTCAGTAGGTTTGGGCATCGCTTTCTTCCGTTCCGTTTCCCGCATTTATTTGTTTCGTCTTTCCCGTCAGCTTGAGATGCGTGTACGCGGAGAGCTGTTCGCGCATTGGGAGAAGCTATCAGCCCAATATTTCAATAATCGCCGGATTGGCGATCTGATGTCCCACGCCATCAGCGATGTGGGTGTCATTCGGGAGGTGACCATGCAGGGGTACTTCAACGTCATGGAAGCCCTATTCCTGATCATTGTGTCCGTTACAGCAATGGTCAGCTCCGTCAACCCGTGGCTGACCCTGTTAACCATGTTCCCGCTGCCGCTTCTCAGCTTGCTTGCATACCGTTTCAATAAGCGAATCATGCAGCAGTCAACGGACATGCAGGCCGCCATCTCTGACCTTACCAGCCGTGTGCAGGAATTTACGGCTGGTATTCGTGTCGTTAAAGCATTCATTCAGGAGCAAGCGGAACGGAAGCTTTTCGCCAAAGACAACCAGCATGCGGTTGATATGAACAGGAGATTTGTCCGCTCGAACTCACTGTTCGGGGCGCTGAGTGCAGGCATCGTGGGCTTCAGCTTTCTCGTCTCCGTCGTTGTCGGCGGGATCATGGTGCTGAAGGATATCATCACGCTTGGTGAATTTGTCGCTTTTAACACTTACTTGTCTCTGCTCATGGGTCCGATTGAGAACCTGGGCAAGGTGGTGAATTTACTGCAGCGTGGCAAAGCGTCAGAGCTGAGATTGCTGGAAATTTTTAATACGCAGCCGGATATTGTGGACGATGTCGTCGCCAAACCGGATAATGGACATATTAACGGGGATATTGAGATTCGTAATTTAACTTTCGCGTATCCGGAAGCTAACCGGCCTACGCTGAGGGATGTATCTCTGGCGATACCGAAAGGGTCGAGTCTAGCCATTGTAGGACGGGTGGGCAGCGGAAAGAGTACGCTCGTGCACCTGCTTGTAAGGCTGTATAATCCGCCGAAGGGCACGGTCTTCATCGACGGCCATGATATTCATGAGATTCCGTTAAAGACACTGCGCGGCCAGATCGGAATCGTTCCACAGGATCAATTCCTGTTCTCCTCTACGATCCGTGACAATATCGGCTTCGATCCGAAGCCGTATAGCGACGAGCAGGTGGTTGAAGCGGCCAAAATCGCTCAGGTGTATGACAATATCGTCGAGTTTCCGCATCAATTTAATACGGCCCTCGGAGAACGGGGAATTTCGCTGTCAGGAGGCCAGCGTCAGCGGGTCAGCATCGCCAGGGCGGTGATCAAGAAGCCGTCGGTACTGATCTTCGACGACAGCTTGTCTGCCGTAGATACGATTACTGAGGATCTGATTCTCGAAGGGCTGCAGTCGCTCATGAATAAACGGACGACCATCATCATCGGGCATCGTATTTCATCGGTTCAACACGCCGACCAGATCATCGTCATGGACGAAGGCTGTATTGTTGAACGGGGCAATCATGAGCACCTCGTAGCCTTGAACGGGATTTATGCGGATATGCACCATAAACAATTGTTGAATCAAGAGGCCGAGCGCCAGGACGGGAAAGCTCAAGAGCTTGCATCCGCACGATTGCTGCAGGGAGGTGCACGCACTTGA
- a CDS encoding alpha/beta-type small acid-soluble spore protein: MGQGQSRNNNILVVPQASQALDQMKYEVAQELGIQIPQDGYYGFMATRDTGAIGGHITRRLVQIAEQQLAGKFTR, from the coding sequence ATGGGACAAGGACAATCTCGCAACAACAACATTTTGGTCGTTCCTCAAGCTTCCCAAGCTTTGGACCAAATGAAGTATGAAGTTGCTCAAGAGCTTGGCATTCAAATTCCTCAAGACGGTTACTATGGTTTCATGGCAACTCGTGACACTGGGGCAATTGGTGGCCACATCACACGACGTCTGGTTCAAATTGCCGAACAACAATTAGCTGGCAAGTTCACAAGATAA
- a CDS encoding metal-dependent hydrolase, translating into MDTGTHLVIGLGLAGLAYIDPVVAANSTVATAVLIGTVAGSQAPDLDTLLRLKGNAAYIKNHRGVSHSIPALFIWTALISGLLWLFFGNLPMAHVTMWVFIAVVFHVFTDLFNTYGTQALRPFSSRWVSWNIIHIFDPFIFLSHVLAIFLWALHIVRPEVLFPLLYVCIAVYYIWRAWVHHYLESRLYKQDSSYKPGDRYTLIPTVHLYHWQIIKHGADGWFTLGEYKNGAIKWIDRVTCDAHPAVDASKSHPNIASFLYFTSYACAEVKEHPWGYEVRWADVRYRHRKQYPFVAVLMMDKRFNTLDSYVGWLSESRLEKRLRVDLY; encoded by the coding sequence ATGGACACCGGAACCCATCTAGTGATTGGACTTGGACTGGCAGGACTTGCCTATATCGATCCCGTCGTTGCCGCCAACTCGACCGTTGCCACGGCAGTATTGATCGGCACCGTGGCAGGCTCGCAAGCGCCCGATTTGGATACGCTGCTGCGGCTCAAAGGGAATGCCGCCTACATTAAAAATCATCGGGGAGTTTCACACTCAATTCCTGCCCTCTTCATCTGGACAGCGCTCATTTCCGGCTTGCTGTGGCTGTTTTTTGGCAATTTGCCCATGGCACATGTGACGATGTGGGTATTCATTGCCGTTGTCTTCCACGTGTTCACGGATTTGTTCAATACCTATGGAACGCAAGCACTCAGACCGTTTTCGAGCCGCTGGGTGTCATGGAATATCATCCATATTTTCGACCCGTTCATTTTCTTGTCCCACGTTCTGGCGATATTCTTGTGGGCCCTTCATATTGTAAGGCCCGAGGTGCTCTTTCCTTTATTGTACGTATGTATTGCCGTCTATTATATATGGAGGGCGTGGGTTCACCATTACCTCGAATCACGGCTGTACAAACAAGATTCGTCTTATAAGCCCGGCGATCGATATACGTTGATTCCAACGGTGCATCTGTACCATTGGCAAATCATAAAGCACGGAGCCGATGGCTGGTTCACGTTAGGAGAATATAAGAACGGTGCAATCAAATGGATCGACCGGGTAACTTGCGACGCCCACCCTGCCGTCGATGCTTCCAAAAGTCATCCGAACATTGCCTCGTTCTTGTATTTCACCTCCTATGCCTGTGCCGAAGTAAAAGAGCACCCGTGGGGGTATGAGGTTCGCTGGGCGGATGTGAGATATCGGCACCGCAAGCAATATCCTTTCGTCGCCGTCCTGATGATGGACAAAAGGTTCAATACATTGGATTCCTATGTCGGTTGGCTCAGCGAATCCCGTCTGGAGAAAAGGCTGCGCGTGGATTTATATTAA
- a CDS encoding TIGR03943 family protein, protein MNPRVLSLHHMLKAIILLGFAVYIAYLVKTDLILLYIAPRMVDYVKWSAIAFYAVAAYQIYQGVKTFPGSSKASCDCDHDHLPSRSLLKNSIVYGLFAFPLLIGFLLPDTTLGSSLADKKGMNLSSSISVKKDGLAANGASSGGDTLSDSNAENSLSPEPNTPSATEGSAAADDEMFPSDKFTEHYANYAKKLYQDDLIQIKEEIFIETLTSVDLYLDRFIGKKLEMTGFVYRQEEMKTNQFVVGRFSIQCCSADAAPFGVLAEYDRAPTLADDSWVTVTGTIGKTTYNDIEIMVLKVEKIIKAEPSKNPYVYPNFDFGV, encoded by the coding sequence GTGAACCCTCGAGTGCTTAGCCTGCATCATATGTTAAAAGCGATCATTTTGTTGGGTTTTGCCGTCTATATTGCCTATCTCGTCAAAACGGACCTCATCCTCCTGTACATTGCGCCGCGCATGGTCGATTATGTCAAATGGTCCGCTATCGCGTTCTATGCCGTAGCTGCATACCAAATTTATCAGGGCGTGAAAACCTTTCCCGGTTCGTCAAAAGCCTCCTGCGATTGCGACCACGACCATCTTCCCTCGCGCTCTCTCCTGAAAAATTCAATCGTTTACGGGTTGTTTGCTTTCCCGCTGCTGATCGGGTTTCTGCTCCCGGACACCACGCTCGGAAGCAGCCTGGCCGATAAAAAAGGGATGAACCTGAGCAGCTCAATCTCCGTCAAGAAGGATGGTCTCGCAGCTAATGGCGCCTCAAGTGGCGGAGATACCTTATCGGACTCCAATGCAGAGAACTCTTTAAGTCCAGAGCCTAATACCCCAAGCGCGACTGAAGGAAGTGCGGCAGCGGATGACGAGATGTTCCCGTCCGACAAATTTACGGAGCACTATGCCAATTACGCGAAGAAGTTGTACCAAGATGACCTGATCCAAATCAAAGAAGAAATTTTCATTGAGACGCTCACTTCCGTGGATCTGTATCTCGACCGGTTTATAGGAAAGAAGCTGGAGATGACGGGGTTTGTGTACCGACAGGAAGAGATGAAGACCAACCAGTTCGTGGTCGGACGCTTCTCCATCCAATGCTGTTCGGCCGATGCCGCTCCATTCGGAGTGCTGGCGGAATATGACCGAGCGCCAACGCTTGCGGACGACAGTTGGGTTACGGTAACGGGAACCATCGGCAAAACCACATACAATGACATCGAGATCATGGTATTGAAGGTGGAGAAGATAATCAAGGCCGAACCCTCCAAAAATCCTTACGTGTATCCGAACTTCGATTTTGGCGTCTAG